In Phyllostomus discolor isolate MPI-MPIP mPhyDis1 chromosome 2, mPhyDis1.pri.v3, whole genome shotgun sequence, the following are encoded in one genomic region:
- the SPIC gene encoding transcription factor Spi-C, whose translation MACVEQDKLGQAFEDAFEVLRQHSAGDLPYTTDYKNYLSFINHCPHAHARGHSGYYSMPPPEEPVYGWRTVINSASDLYLEGNTHQSLQNIPENQLVQPPVLQQKGVKGRKKLRLFEYLYESLCNPEMACCIQWVDKSKGIFQFISKNKEKLAQLWGKRKGNRKTMTYQKMARALRNYGRTGEITKIRRKLTYQFNEAILQRLSPPHLLEKEIFYSQYVQPDQEYLSLSNWNANYNYAYASYHELSYPNCEM comes from the exons ATG GCTTGTGTTGAACAAGATAAGCTGGGTCAAGCGTTTGAAGATGCTTTTGAGGTACTGAGGCAACATTCAGCTGGAGATCTGCCATACACCACAG ATTACAAAAATTACTTGAGTTTCATCAACCACTGTCCCCACGCCCATGCCAGAGGACATTCCGGCTACTACAGTATGCCGCCTCCAGAGGAACCTGTCTATGGCTGGAGAACAGTAATA AACAGTGCTTCGGACCTCTATCTTGAAGGAAATACCCATCAATCTCTGCAGAACATCCCTGAAAACCAGCTGGTACAACCTCCTGTTCTCCAGCAAAAAGGAGTGAAAG gcaGGAAGAAGCTCCGACTGTTCGAATACCTTTACGAATCCCTGTGTAATCCCGAGATGGCATGTTGTATTCAGTGGGTAGACAAAAGTAAAGGTATCTTTCAATTTatatcaaaaaacaaagaaaaactcgCCCAactttgggggaaaagaaaaggcaaccgGAAGACCATGACGTACCAGAAAATGGCCAGAGCACTGAGGAATTATGGAAGAACTGGGGAAATCACCAAAATCCGAAGAAAACTAACTTACCAGTTCAATGAGGCCATTCTCCAAAGACTCTCTCCACCTCATCTGTTGGAAAAAGAGATCTTTTACTCACAGTATGTTCAACCTGACCAAGAATATCTAAGTTTAAGTAACTGGAATGCAAATTATAATTATGCATATGCCAGTTATCATGAGCTAAGTTACCCTAATTGTGAAATGTAG